A section of the Lepus europaeus isolate LE1 chromosome 10, mLepTim1.pri, whole genome shotgun sequence genome encodes:
- the CSRNP2 gene encoding cysteine/serine-rich nuclear protein 2, whose amino-acid sequence MDAFTGSGLKRKFDDVDVGSSVSNSDDEISSSDSADSCDSLNPPTTASFTPTSILKRQKQLRRKNVRFDQVTVYYFARRQGFTSVPSQGGSSLGMAQRHNSVRSYTLCEFAQEQEVNHREILREHLKEEKLHAKKMKLTKNGTVESVEADGLTLDDVSDEDIDVENVEVDDYFFLQPLPTKRRRALLRASGVHRIDAEEKQELRAIRLSREECGCDCRLYCDPEACACSQAGIKCQVDRMSFPCGCSRDGCGNMAGRIEFNPIRVRTHYLHTIMKLELESKRQVSRPAAPDGEPSAAASCSPTGAPGSETQGFQDFIAENETAVMHLQSAEELERLKAEEDSSGSSASLDSSIESLGVCILGEPLAVPEELCPGLTAPILIQAQLPPGSSVLCFAENSDHPAASPVNMNNPSYLNSGPLVYYQVEQRPVLAVKGEPGPEEGPAPFPKEKDLSVFSVPLTSLVACPPDPTALCKPEMGKTATLEALLPEDCNPEEPGSEDFRPSWSPSNLPFRSDSEDGCGAEETSQLSEDRPPEEAALELPLAV is encoded by the exons ATGGATGCTTTCACGGGCTCGGGTCTCAAGAGGAAGTTTGATGATGTGGATGTGGGCTCATCCGTGTCCAACTCAGATGATGAGATCTCCAGCAGCGACAGCGCGGACAGCTGCGACAGCCTCAACCCTCCGACGACTGCCAGCTTCACAC CCACCTCCATCCTGAAGCGGCAGAAGCAGCTGCGGAGGAAGAATGTCCGCTTTGACCAGGTGACTGTGTACTACTTCGCCCGGCGCCAGGGTTTCACCAGTGTGCCCAGCCAGGGCGGGAGCTCCCTGGGCATGGCCCAGCGCCATAACTCTGTACGTAGCTACACGCTCTGTGAGTTTGCGCAGGAGCAGGAGGTGAACCATCGGGAGATTCTGCGTGAGCACCTGAAGGAGGAGAAACTCCATGCCAAGAAAATGAAG CTGACCAAGAACGGGACGGTGGAGTCGGTGGAGGCGGACGGCCTGACGCTGGATGATGTCTCGGATGAAGACATCGATGTGGAGAACGTGGAGGTGGACGACTACTtcttcctgcagcctctgcccaCGAAGCGGCGGCGGGCCCTGCTCAGGGCCTCTGGGGTCCATCGCATTGATGCTGAGGAAAAGCAGGAACTTCGCGCCATCCGCCTGTCACGGGAGGAGTGTGGCTGCGACTGTCGCCTCTACTGTGACCCGGAAGCATGTGCCTGCAGCCAAGCTGGGATCAAATGCCAG GTGGATCGCATGTCCTTTCCATGTGGCTGCTCCCGGGACGGCTGTGGGAACATGGCTGGGCGCATCGAGTTTAATCCCATCCGGGTCCGGACTCATTACCTGCACACCATCatgaagctggagctggagagcAAGAGGCAGGTGAGCCGCCCCGCAGCCCCCGATGGGGAGCCCTCGGCCGCTGCCAGCTGCAGCCCGACAGGGGCCCCGGGCTCCGAGACGCAGGGCTTCCAGGACTTCATTGCTGAGAACGAGACAGCAGTGATGCACCTGCAGAGCGCGGAGGAGCTGGAGCGGCTCAAGGCGGAGGAAGACTCCAGCGGCTCCAGCGCCAGCCTGGACTCGAGCATCGAGAGCCTGGGCGTGTGCATCCTGGGGGAGCCTCTGGCAGTTCCCGAAGAGCTGTGCCCAGGCCTTACAGCCCCTATCCTCATCCAGGCCCAGCTGCCCCCAGGCTCCTCCGTGCTGTGTTTCGCCGAGAACTCAGACCACCCGGCCGCCTCTCCGGTGAACATGAACAACCCATCGTACTTGAACAGCGGGCCCCTGGTCTACTACCAGGTGGAGCAGAGGCCAGTGCTGGCCGTGAAGGGAGAGCCTGGTCCAGAAGAAGGCCCGGCCCCTTTCCCCAAGGAGAAGGATCTGAGTGTCTTCTCTGTCCCACTTACCTCACTGGTGGCTTGTCCCCCAGACCCCACTGCCCTCTGCAAACCTGAGATGGGGAAGACAGCCACCCTGGAAGCGCTACTGCCCGAAGACTGCAACCCTGAGGAGCCTGGCAGTGAAGACTTCCGCCCTTCCTGGTCCCCCTCGAACCTTCCCTTCCGCTCAGACAGTGAGGACGGCTGTGGGGCGGAGGAGACATCTCAGCTGAGCGAGGACCGGCCCCCCGAAGAGGCCGCCCTCGAGCTCCCTCTGGCTGTGTGA